The sequence TCGCCGACACGGTCGCCTCGGGCCCCAGCTTGCCGCCGGCCCTGGCCACGGCGGCGAAGGCCTCGGCCCGGCCGTAGCCGAGATTGACCAGGGCGGAGACCGCATCGGCCGCGGCGCCCGCCTCGGCCGGCGCGGCAGGGGCTGCAGCGCCGCCGCCATGGAAGGCGGCGACGGCCGGCCCGAGGGCGATGCCGCCGACCTTGTCCTTCAGTTCCGACGCGATCCGGCCGGCCAGCTTCGGCCCGACGCCCTCGGCCCGGGCCAGCATCGCCTTGTCGCCGGCGGCGATCGCGGTCGCCACCTGGTCCGGCGACAGCACCGACAGGATGGCCAGCGCCACCTTCGCGCCCACCCCCTGCACCGTGGTCAGCAGGCGGAACCAGTCCCGCTCCGCCGTATCGGCGAAGCCGTAGAGATGGATGTGGTCCTCGCGCACATGCGTCTCGACGTGCAGCGCCACAGCCTCGCGCGGGCCGCCGAGCAGGCCGAGGGTGCGGCGCGAGCAGAAGACCAGATAGCCGACGCCGTTGCAGTCGATGACCGCATGATCGGCCCCGGCGCTGTCCAGCAGGCCGCGCAGCCGGGCGATCATCGCGCCACCTGCAGCCGGATGCCGGCGATGCTGGCCTCGGTCTGGCGGTGATGGGCGTGGCAGATCGCGACCGCCAAGGCGTCGGCCGCGTCCGGGGTCCGGAAGGTGGTGCCGGGCAGCAGCATCCGCACCATGTGCTGGACCTGGGTCTTGTCGGCATGGCCGGCGCCGACCACGGACTTCTTGATGTGGTTGGCGCCGTATTCCGCGACCCGGATTCCGGCCAGGGCCGGCACCAGCAGCACCACGCCGCGGGCCAGGCCCAGCTTCAGGGTCGAGGTCGGGTTCTTGTTGACGAAGGTCTCCTCGACCGCCGCCTCATCCGGCGTCCACTCCCGCAGCACCGAGGCCAGCCCGTCATGCAATTGCACAAGCCGCGTGGCGAGATCGGCCTTGTCGTCGGAATCGACGCTGCCGTCGGCGATGTAGCGCAACCGGTTGCCGTCGACATCGAGGACGCCCCAGCCGGTGTGGCGCAACCCGGGGTCGAGGCCGAGGATCCTCATCGGCGCTCCATCCCCCCTGCCCTCGCCATCCCCCGAAATTCCATCACCCCTCCGCCGGCTCAGGCCGTGAGCCGCGCCATGATCTCGTCCGGGATCTCGAAATTGGCCGAGACCCGCTGCACGTCGTCGCTGTCCTCGAGCGTGTCGAGCAGCTTCAGCAGCGACGCCGCCTGCTCCTCGTTCAGCGCCACGCTGTTCAGCGGCCGCCAGACCAGGCCCGAGGAATCCGGCGTGCCGAACTTCTCCTCCAGCGCGTCGCGCACCGCGGCGAAGCCCTCGACCGTGGTGGTCACGGTATGGGTCTCGTCGTCGCTCTGCACGTCGTCGGCGCCGGCCTCCAGCGCCGCTTCGAACATCGCGTCGGCGCTGGCGGCCTTGGCCGGGAACACCAGCTCGCCGACCCGGTTGAACATGAAGCTGACCGAGTTGGTCTCGCCCAGCGATCCGCCATGCTTGGCGAAGATCGACCGGACCTCGGCGGCGGTGCGGTTGCGGTTGTCGGTCAGCGCTTCGACGATCACGGCGATGCCGGCCGGGCCGTAGCCCTCGTAGCGGATCTCGACATAGTCGCTGTCGTTGCCGTCGCCGGTGGCGCGCTTGATCGCCCGCTCGATATTGTCCTTCGGCATGTTCTCCTTGCGCGCGGCCTGGATGGCGGCGCGCAGGCGCGGATTCATCGCCGGGTCGGGCAGGCCGAGCTTGGCGGAAACGGTGATCTCGCGCTGGAGCTTGGTGAAGATCTTGGCCCGCTTGGCGTCCTGGGCGCCTTTGCGGTGCATGATGTTCTTGAACTGTGAATGACCGGCCATGGGGCTGCGCCTGACTGACTTGGAGAACTCGCGGCGGGAGACATATGCGGCCGGCCCGGCGACGGCAAGCGCCACCGCACGGTCACCCGCGCCGCGTTAGGCCCAGACTATGGCGCTTTTGTGGCCCGGAGGAAAGGGACACGAAAATTTCCGGTCCCGGATATTCCGTTTCCCAGCAATCGGATAGACGCAATTGTAGAGAAACAAGGTGAATAGGATCAGCTTGCCGAGTCGGCAGGGGCGAAGCCGGCCGGCCAAGCCGGGGCCAACCGTCCGCCGAGGCGCAGAGGCTCGGCCCTTCGGGCGAGTCCCGTGGTCTCGTCGGTCTCCAGCACCAGGCCGCAGATCGTCGGCTGGCCGTCGGCCGGGGTCAGCCGCTCGGTCGGCATCTTGCGGATGAAGCGGGCGATCGCCGGCTCCTTCACCATGCCGATGACGCTGTCGTAGTCGCCGCACATGCCGGCATCGGTCTGATAGGCGGTGCCGCCGCGCAGGATGTGCAGGTCCGCGGTCGGGACATGGGTGTGGGTGCCGACCACCAGCGTCACCCGGCCGTCGAGATGGTGGCCCATCGCCATCTTCTCGCTCGAAGCCTCGCCGTGGAAGTCGACGATGATAGCGTCGACCACGCCCGGCATGGCCATGTCGGCCAGCAGCCGGTCGACCGCGGCGAAGGGGTCGTCCAGCGCGTCCATGAACAGCCGCGCCATCAGGTTGATCACCAGCACCTGCCGGCCGCCGCGGGCCTGCAGCAGGGTCGCGCCGCGCCCGGGCGTGCCGGCCGGGAAATTGGCCGGGCGCACGATCCGCGGGTCGCGGTCAATCGAGCCCAGCAGCTCGCGCTGGTCCCAGACATGGTTGCCGGTGGTCAGGCAGTCGACACCCGACTCGTAGAACTCCTCGGCGATCTTCTGGGTGATGCCGAAGCCGCCGGCCGAGTTCTCGCCGTTGACCACGACGAAATCGAGGTCGAGGCGCTGCCGCAGCCGCGGCACCTGCTCCATCACCGCCAGGCGGGCGGCGCGGCCGACGACGTCACCCAGGAAAAGAATGCGCATCCGAAATCCGTCTCAAACAGCGATGCGGATCGCCTCGCGATCCGTCACGATCCAATCCAGGGCCTCGTCGTGCAGGCCGACCGGCACCGCCGTGACCTCCTGCCCGGCATAGCCGATGCCGACCGCGACCACCCGCCGCTGCGCCCGCAGCCCCGCCAGGGTGCGGTCGTAGAAGCCGGCGCCGTAGCCCATGCGGAAGCCCTTGCGGTCGAAGCCGAGCAGCGGCACGAACAGCAGGTCGGGCACCCGCTCGGCCGCCGAAGGCGCCGGCACCGACACCCCGAACACGCCCTCGACCAGCGGCGCCTCGGGCGTCCAGTCGCGGAAGATCAAAGGCTGGCCCTTGCCCTGAACCACCGGCACGCAGGCGGCATGGCCGCGGTCGATCGCGGCGCGCAGGAGCGGCAGCGGGTCGAGCTCGTCGTCGATCGGCAGGTAGCCGCTGACCACCCCGCCCGGCGGCAGGGGAATCGCCTGCAGGACGATGTCGCGGAGCCTCTCGCCCGCCTCGGCGCCGTGGTCCCGGTGGTAGGCCGCACGCCGCTCACGCGCCACGGCCCGGAACGCCCTCTTGGCGTCGCGCAGCTCGGTCCCGTCAGGCATGGCGGCTGGGAGAGAAGGAAAAAGAAGTGGCAGCGGAGCCGCATCGGCCGGTGGTCATATCGTCTCCTCTTGGGCCCTGCAACAGCAGGTGGGTGCCGTGTGTCCAGGACCACGATCCCGGCAGGGACAGCCCCCTAAGAGAAGCGCATCGGCCCCAGGGACAAAGCGACCTGTCGCACCGCGCAGCCCCGCTCCGCGAACAGATTTAGGGCGTCTCGACCCGGGCTGCAATGGCCTCGATCCGATCGGCGAGTTTCTGCAGCCGCGACGCCAGCTCCGGGTCGTCCAGCGGCGACGGCGCCGGGGCGGGCGCGCCCGGGACCTTGCCCTCGCGCAGGTCCAGCAGCTCGTCGCCCAGCATCAGCGCGACCATGACCAGGAGATGGGTGTCGGTCGCGGTCCGCACCGAGCCCTGGATCTCGCGGATCCGCTCCGCCACGAAGGCAGCGACCTCGCGGACGCGACCTTCCTGCCCGTCCTCGCAGGCGATCGGATACGGACGGTTGTTCAGAGTGATTTCGACCCGGGCCACGGCGCTACTTTTCCAAAAGGGTCTCGATGCGCTGGATCACCTGGTTGACCCGCGCCGCCACCGTCGCCGTGTCCTCGCGCAGCTCGGTCTCAATCTCGGTCACCGCCTGCGAGCGCACGCGGTCCGCGATCTCGTCGATCTGCGTCTGGCGACGCTCCTCCTGGGCCGCCACGGCGGCGTCCAGGCGCTCCAGGGCGCGCTCCAGGCGGTCGAGCTCCGCGGTCAACCCGCTCATGGGCGGGACTCCAGATCCAGCGTCATCCGGGTGAAACTATGCGCCGGCCTGCGCCCCGTCAACGGAAGCCTCCGGTACCGCGACGCCGACGGTGCCGGCGAAGGCTACGAGACGCTCCCAGGTGCGGCGGTCCAGCGGCACGCCGAGCCGGGCACGCTCCGCCGCCTCGCGCTTCTCCGGATCGCCCGGCGCCATCACCTCCTGCCCGGCCTGGGCCGGCTGCGTCCGCAGGTCCGAGAGAATCGCCGCGAGCGATTCCTCGAAGCCGCCGGCGGCGAAGGCCCGCGGCTTCAGCAGCAGGAAGAAATGGCCGATCTGCACCGGCTGGCCCGGGCCGGTGAACTTGGTCATGCGGAAGCCGTGCGGCATGCCGGTCAGGCTGGCGCACAGGATCTCGACCATCATCGCCAGGCCGGCGCCCTTGTAGCCGTAGCCCAGGCCGCCGACCGGGATCAGGCCGGTGGCGACATGCGGATCGGTGGTGGCGATGCCGTCGTCGCCGACCGCGACCTCCGGCGGCAGCGGGGTGCCGGTGTCGCGGCGCAGATGCACGCGGTTCAGCGGGATGGCGCTGGTCGCCATGTCCAGCAGCACCGGCTCCTCGTCCCGCGCCGGGGCGGCGAAGCTGATCGGGTTGGTGCCGAAGAACGGCCTCACCCCGCCATGCGGCACCACCAGCGCATCGGCATGAGTGCAGCCGAAGGCGACGAAGCCGCGCTTCGCCGCCGCCAGGGTGTAGACGCCGGTGGCGCCGTGATGGGAGGAGCGGGTGACCACGGCGGCGGCCAGTCCGGTCCCCTCCGCCAGGCTTGCTGCCTCTTCGATGGCGCGGTAGCTGGCGAGGTGGCCGAGCCCGCCATCGGCGTCGACCACGACGCAGGCCGGCGCGGTTCGGGTGGCGGTCACCGCCGGTGCCGGATTCACACGCCCGTTCTGCAGCTGGTCGAGATAGAACGGCACCAGCCGCACGCCATGGGTGTCGACGCCGCGGGCCGAGGCGTCGGTCATCGCCCGCGCCGTCGCCGCCGCGCTGTCCTCCGACATCCCGGCGCCGCGCAGCAGCGCCGCCGCGAAGTCCTCCAGCGCCGCCCGCGTCAGGCGCACCCCGTCGAAACGCTCCATCCCTCGTCTCCGAAAACCCTCTCGCCGGCGCCGCCGCCGTTATGTCCGACGTATGTAGCGCGGCGCCGGGACGGTCTCCAGACTTATTCGGCCGACGCGACAGGCCCGCCGTAGCGGAGGCCGAAGCCGAACGGGTACAGCGGCGCCCGGCTGTCATAGGGCGCGTCCGAGGCCTGGGCCAGCACCGCCGCCATCGAGGACGGCAGCTCGAAGGGCAGCCGGCCGCGCGGCCGGGCCTTGCCCTGCAGCACGTCCAGCAGGGCGTCGTCGGTGACGCCGAAATTGCCCAGCAGCGCCGCGGCGCGGCTGGCGACGTTGGTCAGCACCGCCGGCCGGTCGAGATAGACCGTAACCACCGTCGGCACCACGGCCGAGGCGCGCTTGATCGCCTCGTAATCGGCATCGCCGTCGCGGAAGTCCAGCCGCCCTTCATGCTGCCGGCTGCCGAAGGTGTAGTTCGGGTGCAGGATCTCATAGGGCGTCGCCGTCCGCACCAGGGCGAAATCGGCCAGGGCCGGGTCGTCGACCACGGTGAAGCCGCGGGCGCGCACCGCCGCCGCGTCGACATTGTGCAGCCAGACCCGCTTCAGCGAGGGGTTCAGCGGCAGCATCGGCCGGCCGCGGCCGGCGCCGCGCACCGCCGCGGGCCTGTTCTCCAGCAGCACCAGCGAGGCCTGCTGGGCGGCCTTGCCCTCCGCCACGAAGCGGGCGTTGCCGGCGATGCGGCCGGCCGCCGCCTCGTCGACATAGGGGTTCTCGAACAGGCCGAGGGCGAATTTCTGCACCAGGATACGGACCACCGACTGATCGATCCGGCGCTCGCTGACCTGGCCATCGCGCACCGCCTGCACGATCGGCGCCGGATCGTCGCTGGTGCCGCCGAACTGGTCGATGCCGGCGTCGATCGCCTTGACGAAGCGCTGCTGGACCGTGGCCTGCTCCATCCCCCAGGGCGTGCCGAAGCCGGCGAAGCCCGGCGCCTGCCCGTCCGGCCAGCCGTCGCGGCAGTGGGCGTCGCAGTCCTGGGTGATCGCCCAGTCGCTGAGGATCAGACCGTCGAAGCCGTAGCGGCCGCGCAGCAGGTCGGTCAGCAGCTGCTTGCTGAAGCCGGCGCCGACCCGCTCCAGCGGCCGGCCGAACAGGGTCAGCCCCGCCGGCGGCACCGAATAGGTCGGCATCACCCCGGCCACGTCGGCGGCGAAGGCGCCGCGGAAGGCCCGGACATGGTCCTGGAAGCGGCCGGCCGGGAAGGTCAGGTCCTGGCCGTAGTGGTTGTGGCCGTCGAAGCCGTCGACCGCGGCGCCGTAGCCGACCCAGTGTTTCACCACGGCGACGACGCTGCCGCGGTTGAGGCCGCGCTCGCCGTTCTGGAAGCCGGCGACATAGGCCTCGACCAGGCGGCTCGCCAGGTCCGGATCCTCGCCGAAGGTGCCGTTGATGCGCGGCCAGCGCGGCTCGGTCGACAGGTCGGCCTGCGGCGACAGGGTCATGCGCAGGCCGATCGCCTCGTATTCCTGCCGGGCGATGTCGCCGAAGCGGCGCACCAGCCGGGGATCGCCGATCGCTGCCAGCCCGGTCGTCTCCGGCCATTGCGAGAACGCCGTGTTCTCGACGCTGGCGCCGGGCACGTACTGGAAATGGTTGCGGGGGTCGGAGGCGAGCATCACCGGGATGCCCAGCCGGGTCTGCTCGGCCGCCGCCTGCGCCTGGTTGGCGGCCAGCGCCTGGGCCTGCGCCGTGCCGGCCAGGCGGCTGATCATGGCGCCGACATGCCGGCCGCCGATCAGCGCCGACAGCGACTCCGCGGTCCAGCCGTCGCCGGTCGCGGTCGAGACCGGCGTGGCGTGCAGCATCTGGCCGGCCTTCTCCTCCAGCGTCATGCGCCGGACCAGGTCCTGCGCCCGTACCGCCGGCGGCAGGCGGCGGTCCTCATAGGGATCCAGGCGGCCGTTGCGGTTCAGGTCCTTGTACGGGAAGCCGCGCTCCGCCAGCAGCGGCGCCGAGCGCGCGGCCAGGGCCGGCATGGAATCGGCGAGGGCCGGGCCGCAGGCCAGCCATCCACCCAGGCCGATCGCGGCCGCGGCAGGCCAGAAACGGGACAATTTCATTGCTCTCCCCTCCTCCGATGTCTTCGTTGGCTATAGAGCGATTCCACATTTCATCAATTCAAATCCGAGACCGTGAATGTTTATGCAGAGAGGATCAAAGATTTCGATTTGAATTCTCTAAAACTTTATGTTTTCGAACCAGTGAAGCCGGCAATCAGCCATGCGTGACCGGGAAATTCCGCTTCGCCAATGTCCGACCTTTCCGCCGGCATTTCGGGCCCGAATTGGGCATTTGGTGGCATTGACGCGAGGGCACCGGGGCTGCATGGTGCCGCCGCCCCGACGAGAACCACGCGCGGGTTCTCGTCGGGGGTCCCCGTGCCCCGCAACGGATCGATGCCATGAGCGACAGCCCCCGGACCGTGACCCACTCAGACATGGCGAACGCCATCCGCTTCCTGTCCCTGGACGCGGTCGAGGCGGCGAAGAGCGGCCATCCCGGCATGCCGATGGGCATGGCCGACGTCGCCACGGTGCTGTTCAGCCGCTACCTGAAGTTCGACGCCGCCGCCCCGACCTGGGCCGACCGTGACCGCTTCATCCTGTCCGGCGGCCACGGCTCGATGCTGCTCTATTCGCTGATGTACCTGACCGGCAACAGCAAGATCACGCTCGACGAGATCAAGCATTTCCGGCAGCTCGGCCACCACACTGCGGGCCATCCCGAGGTCGACCACGAGGCCGGGATCGAGACCACCACCGGGCCGCTGGGCCAGGGCCTGGGCAACGCCGTCGGCTTCGCCCTGGCGGAGCGCATCCTGAACGCCCGCTTCGGCGACGATCTGGTGAACCACCACACCTGGGTCACCTGCGGCGACGGCGACCTCGAGGAGGGCATCAGCCACGAGGCCTGCTCGCTGGCCGGTCATCTCAAGCTCGGCCGGCTGATCGTGCTGTACGACGACAACCACATCACCATCGACGGCCCGACCAAGCTGTCCTTCAGCGACGACACCCAGAAGCGCTTCGAGGCCTATGGCTGGCACGTCCAGCGCATCGACGGCCACGACACCGACGCGATCGCCGCCGCGATCGACGCGGCGCTGGCCGATGACCGGCCGAGCCTGATCGCCTGCAAAACCATCATCGGCTGGGGCGCCCCGAACAAGCAGGGCACCAGCGCCACCCACGGCTCGCCGCTGGGCAAGGACGAGGTCGCCGCGACCCGCGAGCACCTCAACTGGCCCTACCCGCCCTTCGAGGTGCCGGAGGCCACGATCGCGGCCTGGCGCGAGATCGGCAAGCGCGGCGAGGCCGAGCGCCTGGCCTGGGACCAGCGCCTCCTGAAGACGCCGGCCGAGATCCGCGCCGCCTTCCGCCAGGCCAACACCGGCGCCCTGCCCTCCGGCCTCGACGGCATCCTGGCCAAGTTCAAGGCCGAGATCTCGGAGACCAGGCCGAGCCTGGCCACCCGCGTCGCCTCCGGCCAGGTGCTGGAGCTGCTGGTGCCGGCCATTCCGGAGCTGATCGGCGGATCGGCCGACCTGACGCCGTCGAACAACACCAAGACCAAGGCCTCAACCGATATCGAGCCCGACAAGTACGGCGGCCGCTACGTCCGCTACGGCGTGCGCGAGCACGGCATGGCGGCGGCGATGAACGGGCTGGCGCTGCATGGCGGCATCATCCCCTACGGCGCCACCTTCCTGACCTTCACCGATTATTGCCGCCCGTCGATCCGCCTGGCGGCGCTGATGCGCCAGCGCGTCGTCTTCGTCATGACCCATGACTCGATCGGCCTCGGCGAGGACGGCCCGACCCACCAGCCGGTCGAACATGTCGCGGCGCTGCGGGCGATCCCGCATCTCCTGGTGTTCCGCCCTTGCGACGCGGTCGAGACCGCCGAGGCCTGGCAGATCGCGCTGGAGACCGAGGACGCGCCGTCGGTGCTGGCGCTGACCCGGCAGAACCTGCCGACGCTGCGCCGCAACGCCAATGCCGAGAACCTGTCGGCCAAGGGCGGATACATCCTCGAGGAGGCGACCGGCACGCCGCGCGTGCTGCTGGTCGCCACCGGCTCGGAGGTGTCGATCGCCAAGGAGGCGCGCGACGCGCTGGAGGCCGAGGGCATCGGCACCCGCCTCGTCTCCATGCCCTGCTCGGCGCTGTTCGACCGCCAGCCGTCGGATTATCGCCGCCGGGTGCTGGGCCAGGGCGTGGTCCGCATCGCGGTCGAGGCCGGCGTGCGCCAGGGCTGGGACCACTATATCGGGCCGGAGGGCGGCTTCGTCGGCATGACGGGGTTCGGCGCCTCGGGCCCCTACGACCAGCTGTACAAGCATTTCGGGATCACGGCCGAGGCGGTCGTCGCCGCCGCCAAGGCCAAGCTGTAACGCCGAGGCCGGGAACCAGCCCTTCCCAGACGGAAGGGAACGGGTTGGTTTCCCATCCGCTATCGGTACGAGACCATCGGATCGGAGAAGACGACATGGCCGTGAAGGTTGCCATCAACGGGTTCGGGCGCATCGGGCGCCTGGTGCTGCGGGCGCTGATCGAATCCGGACGCAAGGACATCGAGGTGGTCGCGATCAACGACCTCGCCGACGTCAAGACCAATGCCCATCTGCTGAAATACGACAGCGTGCACGGCCGGGCGCCGTTCGACGTCCAGGTCGAGGGCGACACGCTGATCGTCAACGGCCACGGCATCAAGGCGGTGCAGCAGCGCGACCCGACCCAGCTGCCCTGGGGCGAGCTCGGCGTCGAGATCGCGCTGGAATGCTCCGGCATCTTCACCAAGCGCGACGACGCCGCCAAGCAGCTGACGGCCGGCGCCAAGAAGGTTCTGATCTCGGCCCCGGCGACGGACGAGGACCTGACCGTCGTCTACGGCGTCAACCACGACAAGCTGACGGCCGAGCACAAGATCGTCTCCAACGCCTCCTGCACCACCAACTGCCTGGCGCCCGTCGCCTGGGTGTTGCACGAGGCGATCGGCATCGATCACGGCTTCATGACCACGATCCACAGCTACACCGGCGACCAGCGCATCGTCGACACGATGCACAAGGACCTGCACCGGGCCCGGGCCGCGGCGCTGAACCTGATCCCGACCTCGACCGGCGCCGCCAAGGCCGTCGGCAAGGTGCTGCCGGAGTTGAAGGGCAAGCTGGACGGCACCTCGATCCGCGTGCCGTCGCCGAACGTCTCGGTGGTCGACTTCAAGTTCGTCGCCAAGCGCCCGACCACGGTCGAGGAGATCAATGCGGCGATCAAGCAGGCCGCCGGCGGCAAGCTGAAGGGCATCCTCGGCTTCTACGAGGAGGATCTGGTGTCGACCGACTTCAACCACGACCCGCACTCCTCGATCTTCGCGATCAAGGAGACCAAGGTCATCGACGGCACCTTCGTCCGGGTGCTGAGCTGGTACGACAACGAATGGGGCTTCTCGAACCGGATGGGCGACACGGCGATCGCCATGTCCCAGGCCCGCTGACACGGATGCCGTACCGCAAGTCCGCTGACGCGGACGCGGTTCAGGACTGCGGGAGGGCGGCTTCGGCCGCCCTCTTCCTTTTTTGCCCAAGAAATCGGCAGTCCGCCCCATGGGCAAAAAAGAGGGGCGTCCCGAGGGACGCCCCAAGTCTGGCCGCCACTTTGCGACGCGCTATTGCACCGCCTCGCCGTGCAGGGCGAGGTCGAGGCCGTCGCGCTCCGCCTCTTCCGAGACCCGAAGGCCCATGACCGCCTTGATCAGGAACAGCAGCACCAGGGTGACGACACCGCTCCAGACCAGGGTCGCGATCACGCCTTCGGCCTGGACCCAGAGCTGGGCAGGATTGCCGTAGAGCAGGCCGGCATAGTCGCCCGCCCCGGCCGAGATCGCCGGGTCGGCGAAGACGCCGGTCAGCAGGGCGCCGACGATGCCGCCGACGCCATGGACGCCGAACACGTC comes from Inquilinus sp. Marseille-Q2685 and encodes:
- the gap gene encoding type I glyceraldehyde-3-phosphate dehydrogenase, with protein sequence MAVKVAINGFGRIGRLVLRALIESGRKDIEVVAINDLADVKTNAHLLKYDSVHGRAPFDVQVEGDTLIVNGHGIKAVQQRDPTQLPWGELGVEIALECSGIFTKRDDAAKQLTAGAKKVLISAPATDEDLTVVYGVNHDKLTAEHKIVSNASCTTNCLAPVAWVLHEAIGIDHGFMTTIHSYTGDQRIVDTMHKDLHRARAAALNLIPTSTGAAKAVGKVLPELKGKLDGTSIRVPSPNVSVVDFKFVAKRPTTVEEINAAIKQAAGGKLKGILGFYEEDLVSTDFNHDPHSSIFAIKETKVIDGTFVRVLSWYDNEWGFSNRMGDTAIAMSQAR
- a CDS encoding Ldh family oxidoreductase, with translation MERFDGVRLTRAALEDFAAALLRGAGMSEDSAAATARAMTDASARGVDTHGVRLVPFYLDQLQNGRVNPAPAVTATRTAPACVVVDADGGLGHLASYRAIEEAASLAEGTGLAAAVVTRSSHHGATGVYTLAAAKRGFVAFGCTHADALVVPHGGVRPFFGTNPISFAAPARDEEPVLLDMATSAIPLNRVHLRRDTGTPLPPEVAVGDDGIATTDPHVATGLIPVGGLGYGYKGAGLAMMVEILCASLTGMPHGFRMTKFTGPGQPVQIGHFFLLLKPRAFAAGGFEESLAAILSDLRTQPAQAGQEVMAPGDPEKREAAERARLGVPLDRRTWERLVAFAGTVGVAVPEASVDGAQAGA
- a CDS encoding 5-formyltetrahydrofolate cyclo-ligase produces the protein MPDGTELRDAKRAFRAVARERRAAYHRDHGAEAGERLRDIVLQAIPLPPGGVVSGYLPIDDELDPLPLLRAAIDRGHAACVPVVQGKGQPLIFRDWTPEAPLVEGVFGVSVPAPSAAERVPDLLFVPLLGFDRKGFRMGYGAGFYDRTLAGLRAQRRVVAVGIGYAGQEVTAVPVGLHDEALDWIVTDREAIRIAV
- the ruvA gene encoding Holliday junction branch migration protein RuvA; translation: MIARLRGLLDSAGADHAVIDCNGVGYLVFCSRRTLGLLGGPREAVALHVETHVREDHIHLYGFADTAERDWFRLLTTVQGVGAKVALAILSVLSPDQVATAIAAGDKAMLARAEGVGPKLAGRIASELKDKVGGIALGPAVAAFHGGGAAAPAAPAEAGAAADAVSALVNLGYGRAEAFAAVARAGGKLGPEATVSAIIPAALRELAS
- a CDS encoding TIGR00282 family metallophosphoesterase, giving the protein MRILFLGDVVGRAARLAVMEQVPRLRQRLDLDFVVVNGENSAGGFGITQKIAEEFYESGVDCLTTGNHVWDQRELLGSIDRDPRIVRPANFPAGTPGRGATLLQARGGRQVLVINLMARLFMDALDDPFAAVDRLLADMAMPGVVDAIIVDFHGEASSEKMAMGHHLDGRVTLVVGTHTHVPTADLHILRGGTAYQTDAGMCGDYDSVIGMVKEPAIARFIRKMPTERLTPADGQPTICGLVLETDETTGLARRAEPLRLGGRLAPAWPAGFAPADSAS
- the ruvC gene encoding crossover junction endodeoxyribonuclease RuvC — translated: MRILGLDPGLRHTGWGVLDVDGNRLRYIADGSVDSDDKADLATRLVQLHDGLASVLREWTPDEAAVEETFVNKNPTSTLKLGLARGVVLLVPALAGIRVAEYGANHIKKSVVGAGHADKTQVQHMVRMLLPGTTFRTPDAADALAVAICHAHHRQTEASIAGIRLQVAR
- a CDS encoding glycoside hydrolase family 3 N-terminal domain-containing protein: MKLSRFWPAAAAIGLGGWLACGPALADSMPALAARSAPLLAERGFPYKDLNRNGRLDPYEDRRLPPAVRAQDLVRRMTLEEKAGQMLHATPVSTATGDGWTAESLSALIGGRHVGAMISRLAGTAQAQALAANQAQAAAEQTRLGIPVMLASDPRNHFQYVPGASVENTAFSQWPETTGLAAIGDPRLVRRFGDIARQEYEAIGLRMTLSPQADLSTEPRWPRINGTFGEDPDLASRLVEAYVAGFQNGERGLNRGSVVAVVKHWVGYGAAVDGFDGHNHYGQDLTFPAGRFQDHVRAFRGAFAADVAGVMPTYSVPPAGLTLFGRPLERVGAGFSKQLLTDLLRGRYGFDGLILSDWAITQDCDAHCRDGWPDGQAPGFAGFGTPWGMEQATVQQRFVKAIDAGIDQFGGTSDDPAPIVQAVRDGQVSERRIDQSVVRILVQKFALGLFENPYVDEAAAGRIAGNARFVAEGKAAQQASLVLLENRPAAVRGAGRGRPMLPLNPSLKRVWLHNVDAAAVRARGFTVVDDPALADFALVRTATPYEILHPNYTFGSRQHEGRLDFRDGDADYEAIKRASAVVPTVVTVYLDRPAVLTNVASRAAALLGNFGVTDDALLDVLQGKARPRGRLPFELPSSMAAVLAQASDAPYDSRAPLYPFGFGLRYGGPVASAE
- a CDS encoding cell division protein ZapA; translation: MARVEITLNNRPYPIACEDGQEGRVREVAAFVAERIREIQGSVRTATDTHLLVMVALMLGDELLDLREGKVPGAPAPAPSPLDDPELASRLQKLADRIEAIAARVETP
- a CDS encoding YebC/PmpR family DNA-binding transcriptional regulator, coding for MAGHSQFKNIMHRKGAQDAKRAKIFTKLQREITVSAKLGLPDPAMNPRLRAAIQAARKENMPKDNIERAIKRATGDGNDSDYVEIRYEGYGPAGIAVIVEALTDNRNRTAAEVRSIFAKHGGSLGETNSVSFMFNRVGELVFPAKAASADAMFEAALEAGADDVQSDDETHTVTTTVEGFAAVRDALEEKFGTPDSSGLVWRPLNSVALNEEQAASLLKLLDTLEDSDDVQRVSANFEIPDEIMARLTA
- the tkt gene encoding transketolase codes for the protein MSDSPRTVTHSDMANAIRFLSLDAVEAAKSGHPGMPMGMADVATVLFSRYLKFDAAAPTWADRDRFILSGGHGSMLLYSLMYLTGNSKITLDEIKHFRQLGHHTAGHPEVDHEAGIETTTGPLGQGLGNAVGFALAERILNARFGDDLVNHHTWVTCGDGDLEEGISHEACSLAGHLKLGRLIVLYDDNHITIDGPTKLSFSDDTQKRFEAYGWHVQRIDGHDTDAIAAAIDAALADDRPSLIACKTIIGWGAPNKQGTSATHGSPLGKDEVAATREHLNWPYPPFEVPEATIAAWREIGKRGEAERLAWDQRLLKTPAEIRAAFRQANTGALPSGLDGILAKFKAEISETRPSLATRVASGQVLELLVPAIPELIGGSADLTPSNNTKTKASTDIEPDKYGGRYVRYGVREHGMAAAMNGLALHGGIIPYGATFLTFTDYCRPSIRLAALMRQRVVFVMTHDSIGLGEDGPTHQPVEHVAALRAIPHLLVFRPCDAVETAEAWQIALETEDAPSVLALTRQNLPTLRRNANAENLSAKGGYILEEATGTPRVLLVATGSEVSIAKEARDALEAEGIGTRLVSMPCSALFDRQPSDYRRRVLGQGVVRIAVEAGVRQGWDHYIGPEGGFVGMTGFGASGPYDQLYKHFGITAEAVVAAAKAKL